Genomic DNA from Selenomonas sp. oral taxon 126:
CGTACGCGCCGATCTGGGACTCGGGATGGTCGCTGCCGTAGGCACGTCCGCTGACGGACAGCAGGGGCGGCGACTGGATGCGCTTTGCGACTGCCATGCCCGTATAGAGCCCCCACCAGCGTTCGAGGTCGGCGATAAATTCCTCCGCCGTCGGGAAATAATCCGCGACAAGTCCCGCCGCGCAGCCGATATACACCTCGAGGTTGCCGTCCGCATAGTGTGCGAGAATTTCCTCGGGCGTTTCATTGTTTTCTGCAAAGGCGCGGAAGAGATAGTCGTGGTAGAGGTAGCGGATGGGGTCGCCCTTGCCCTCGTCGACGTTCTGTGCATCGGACAGTTCCGCGCTCGGTACGATGTCGATGATGCCCTGCGGCACGACCTCGCACTTGTAGATCTCCGTGTTCAGATAGCGTGCGAGTGCATACACTTCGTGCTTCCAGAGGTCGGCAAGCGCGGAGAGGAAGCCCGCCTGATCGCCGTAGAGGGTCGCATAGCCGACGGTGGACTCCGCCTTGTTCGCATTGCAGGTAAAGCCTGCGCCCCACGCAGCTGCGACGGCGGAGAGGACGCGTCCGCTACGGTCACGCGCCTGCATATTTTCGCGGACAAATGAGGAGATTGTGAGGTGCTCGCCCTCGCGCGCCGCCGCGCCCATGATGGGAACATCGGTGAGCTGCTGCACGGTATGCGCAACGCTCTCCTCGATCGGGACGATCATGTGACGGCAGCCGAGATTCTCCGCAAGCTGCGCCGCAAGCCCCTTCGTCGTTGCGGAGTTGAACTGACTCGGCATGTTGACGAGCAACACTTTGTCTGCGCCGATGGCATCGACGTAGAGCGCGGCGGCAACGGCGGAGTCGATACCGCCCGAGATGCCGATGACAACGCGCTCCATATGGATGCGCTCGAGGAATTTTTGCACGGCGTAGTGCAGCATGCGGTACTTCGGCGCAATGGGGGATTCCTTCGCCGCTGTGAGCGGAGCGGGCATTGACTCTGTATCGACGACGGTCATCCCCTCCGTGTAGGCGGGCGACATAAGGACGCGCGCACCGTCCGCATTGTATGCGTAGGCTCTGCCCGGGAAGGCGTAGACGGTCTTGCCCTTGTCCTGAAGGCCGAGCGTATTGATGTAGAAGATGCTCTTGCGTTTCGTTCGCGCCATTTCGGCAAGCGTCTGTGCACCAAAGCAAATCGGGAAGGGACTTGCGTCGGCGGCGAGGATGATGTTCTCGTTTGGCAACTCATAGAGGAGCGGTGAGAAATGCGTAGCCGCCCCGTGGAGAGGACTGTGTGCCACTTCGTGCAGCACGCCGTCCCGTGCCTCCATCAGCGTGCGGCGCACGCCCGTGCAGCTGTCCGTCTGCGCGGCGTTTCCAAAGACGACGGTGATGCCGTCAGCAGCGGCGGCAATCTCCTCAGCGTAGTCCGCGAGGTCGCGCAGGAATGCGGCCTGCTTCCATACGCCGCCGAGGAAGAGCCCCGAGAGGCTGAGTGCGGGGAAGAGGGCAAGATCGGCGTGCGCCGACTTTGCTTCTGCTATTTTTGCACGCATGGATGCGGCGTTCAGATCGGGGCGTCCGGGGGCGACCTCCATTGAAATCAGTGCAATTTTCATGATATGGCTCCTTGTATTTGCTTTTTCTTCCATTGAAATGGTATAATTCAATCATCTCAGTATAGCACAGATAAAGCGCGAAAGGATGTATACAATGGATTATTTCAGCACGCGTGGGGCAAAGGAACGCGTCTCCTCGGCGGAGGCGATCCTGCAGGGGCTTGCCTCTGACGGAGGGCTCTTCGTGCCCGCCTCGTTCCCACAGATGACGCTCTCCGAGATCGAGGCACTCCGCGATCTCTCGTATGAGGAGCGCGCCGTGCGCATCCTTCGCCTCTATCTGACGGACTATACGGAGGAGGAACTGAAGGGCTGCGTCAGCCGCGCCTACGGGCATACATTTGACGATATGCGGCGCGCGCCCGTGCGGACAGTCGGGGAACTCGAGGTGCTCGAGCTGTGGCACGGCCCGACGAGCGCGTTCAAGGACATGGCGCTGCAGCTCCTGCCACAGCTGATGAGTACGGCGCGCGCAAAGACGGGGGAGAAGGACACAATCCTCATCCTCGTTGCAACCTCGGGCGATACGGGCAAGGCGGCGCTCGAGGGCTTTGCGGATGCCGAGGGCATCCGCATCATGGTGTTCTATCCAGATGGCGGCGTCAGCCCAGTGCAGCGCCTCCAGATGGTGACGCAGGAGGGCGCGAATGTCTCCGTCGTGGCGGTGCGCGGCAATTTCGACGATGCACAGCGCGGCGTGAAGGAGATCTTCGGCGATGCGGCGATGGCGAAGGAGCTTGCCGCCCTCCATACGAAGCTCTCCTCGGCGAACTCGATCAACTGGGGACGCCTCGTGCCGCAGATCGTCTACTATTTCAGCGCATACGCCGACCTCCTTGCCGCCGGGAAAATCGAGGTGGGCGACTCCGTGAACTTCACCGTGCCGACGGGGAACTTCGGCAACATCCTCGCGGGTTACTACGCAAAGCGCATGGGGCTGCCTGTCGGAAAGCTCATCTGCGCCTCGAATGCGAACAATGTGCTCACGGACTTTTTGCAGACGGGGATCTACGATCGGCAGCGCGATTTCTACCGGACGATGTCGCCGTCGATGGACATCCTCGTCTCGAGCAACCTCGAGCGTCTGCTCTATCATCTGACGGAGGATACGGCTACGGTTGCCGCATGGATGAAATCGCTTGCAGAGGTCGGAAAATACGATGCGATCTGCCTCCTCCCCGCATTGCAGGAGCACTTCTGGGCGGCGTTTGCAGACGATGCGGCGACGGAGGAGGAGATCCGCGCCGTGTATGAGCGCACAGCCTATACGCTCGATACGCATACGGCGGTTGCCTACCGCGCGGCGGAGGACTATCGGCGTGCGACGGGTGATGTGCGTCCGATGGTCGTGCTCTCGACGGCAAGCCCGTACAAGTTCGGCACGAGCGTGCTCCACGCGCTCGGCGAAGATACGGCGGGCTTGGATGAGTTCGCGCAGATGGAGCGTCTGCATGCGCGGAGCGGGATGGAGATCCCTGCGCGCCTCGCTGCGCTGCGTACGGCTGCCGTGCTGCACAAGGGCGTCTGCGAGAAGGATGGCATGCGTGCGGCAGTACTTTCTTTTGCCAAAGCATAAAAAAAACAAGGAAACAATAAATTTTTTTCATGACAAAGAAGGATTTCCGGAGTATGTGAAGAACTTTCACAAAGTACGTTGAATATGTATGTTAATGAGGTGTCTTTTTCGCCTCACTTCCA
This window encodes:
- the nadE gene encoding NAD(+) synthase, which codes for MKIALISMEVAPGRPDLNAASMRAKIAEAKSAHADLALFPALSLSGLFLGGVWKQAAFLRDLADYAEEIAAAADGITVVFGNAAQTDSCTGVRRTLMEARDGVLHEVAHSPLHGAATHFSPLLYELPNENIILAADASPFPICFGAQTLAEMARTKRKSIFYINTLGLQDKGKTVYAFPGRAYAYNADGARVLMSPAYTEGMTVVDTESMPAPLTAAKESPIAPKYRMLHYAVQKFLERIHMERVVIGISGGIDSAVAAALYVDAIGADKVLLVNMPSQFNSATTKGLAAQLAENLGCRHMIVPIEESVAHTVQQLTDVPIMGAAAREGEHLTISSFVRENMQARDRSGRVLSAVAAAWGAGFTCNANKAESTVGYATLYGDQAGFLSALADLWKHEVYALARYLNTEIYKCEVVPQGIIDIVPSAELSDAQNVDEGKGDPIRYLYHDYLFRAFAENNETPEEILAHYADGNLEVYIGCAAGLVADYFPTAEEFIADLERWWGLYTGMAVAKRIQSPPLLSVSGRAYGSDHPESQIGAYETIRYRALKEKLLQK
- the thrC gene encoding threonine synthase, with the translated sequence MYTMDYFSTRGAKERVSSAEAILQGLASDGGLFVPASFPQMTLSEIEALRDLSYEERAVRILRLYLTDYTEEELKGCVSRAYGHTFDDMRRAPVRTVGELEVLELWHGPTSAFKDMALQLLPQLMSTARAKTGEKDTILILVATSGDTGKAALEGFADAEGIRIMVFYPDGGVSPVQRLQMVTQEGANVSVVAVRGNFDDAQRGVKEIFGDAAMAKELAALHTKLSSANSINWGRLVPQIVYYFSAYADLLAAGKIEVGDSVNFTVPTGNFGNILAGYYAKRMGLPVGKLICASNANNVLTDFLQTGIYDRQRDFYRTMSPSMDILVSSNLERLLYHLTEDTATVAAWMKSLAEVGKYDAICLLPALQEHFWAAFADDAATEEEIRAVYERTAYTLDTHTAVAYRAAEDYRRATGDVRPMVVLSTASPYKFGTSVLHALGEDTAGLDEFAQMERLHARSGMEIPARLAALRTAAVLHKGVCEKDGMRAAVLSFAKA